The proteins below come from a single Kitasatospora sp. NBC_00315 genomic window:
- the paaD gene encoding 1,2-phenylacetyl-CoA epoxidase subunit PaaD, giving the protein MTATGAWEVAAAVPDPELPMLNLAELGVLAGVDAEDGCVTAWLTPTYSGCPAIAEMAATVDARLRAAGYPEVRVRLRLDPPWSTDRITEAGRRKLAEAGIAPPGPAHAVPLLLGPTRRTAVACPRCGGTDTEELSRFGSTACKALWRCRGCREPFERIKEI; this is encoded by the coding sequence GTGACGGCGACCGGCGCGTGGGAGGTCGCGGCGGCCGTACCCGACCCCGAACTGCCGATGCTCAACCTCGCCGAGCTGGGCGTGCTGGCCGGGGTGGACGCCGAGGACGGGTGCGTCACCGCCTGGCTCACCCCGACCTACTCCGGCTGCCCGGCGATCGCCGAGATGGCCGCCACGGTCGACGCCCGGTTGCGGGCGGCCGGATACCCGGAGGTCCGGGTGCGGCTGCGGCTGGACCCGCCGTGGTCCACCGACCGGATCACCGAGGCCGGACGCCGCAAGCTGGCCGAGGCCGGTATCGCCCCGCCGGGGCCCGCGCACGCGGTGCCGCTCCTGCTCGGCCCGACCCGCCGCACCGCCGTGGCCTGCCCCCGGTGCGGCGGCACGGACACCGAGGAGCTGTCCCGTTTCGGGTCCACCGCCTGCAAGGCGCTCTGGCGGTGCCGTGGCTGTCGCGAGCCCTTCGAACGGATCAAGGAGATCTGA
- the paaC gene encoding 1,2-phenylacetyl-CoA epoxidase subunit PaaC: MQDDDHVYLTLTEAGPEPDGEARWAYGTGFADPLLGVDDAVPSGLDGADLGAYCLMLGDDALILAQRLTQWCTRAPELEEEVALANLGLDLLGQARLLLTRAGRADGTGRTEDDLAYLREEHEFRNVRLVEVPNGDFAHSVARLLLFATARRGLYEALAAHPDPVLASVAARGAKELAYHQEYATAWTLRLGDGTPYSAQRMQAALEALWPLLDELFTPHAVELRVGADPSALRGPVLRTLAAVLAEAGLTVPERRPLAAVGGRAGRDGVHTEALGPLLAELQVVARAHPGATW, translated from the coding sequence ATGCAGGACGACGACCACGTGTACCTGACCCTCACCGAGGCGGGCCCGGAGCCCGACGGCGAGGCCCGCTGGGCGTACGGGACGGGCTTCGCCGACCCGCTGCTCGGTGTGGACGACGCCGTGCCGTCCGGCCTGGACGGCGCCGACCTCGGCGCCTACTGCCTGATGCTGGGCGACGACGCGCTGATCCTCGCCCAGCGGCTGACGCAGTGGTGCACCCGGGCGCCCGAGCTGGAGGAGGAGGTGGCGCTCGCCAACCTCGGCCTCGACCTCCTCGGCCAGGCCCGGCTGCTGCTCACCAGGGCCGGCCGGGCGGACGGCACCGGCCGCACGGAGGACGACCTGGCGTACCTGCGCGAGGAGCACGAGTTCCGCAACGTCCGGCTGGTCGAGGTGCCGAACGGCGACTTCGCGCACTCGGTGGCCAGGCTGCTGCTCTTCGCCACCGCCCGCCGGGGCCTGTACGAGGCGCTGGCCGCGCACCCCGACCCGGTGCTCGCGTCGGTCGCCGCGCGCGGGGCGAAGGAGCTGGCCTACCACCAGGAGTACGCCACCGCCTGGACCCTGCGGCTCGGCGACGGCACGCCGTACTCGGCGCAGCGGATGCAGGCCGCACTGGAGGCGCTCTGGCCGCTGCTGGACGAGCTGTTCACCCCGCACGCCGTGGAGCTGCGGGTCGGCGCCGACCCCTCCGCCCTGCGCGGGCCGGTGCTGCGCACGCTGGCCGCGGTGCTGGCCGAGGCGGGTCTGACCGTGCCCGAACGGCGTCCGCTGGCGGCCGTCGGCGGGCGGGCCGGGCGCGACGGGGTGCACACCGAGGCGCTCGGACCGCTGCTCGCGGAGCTTCAGGTGGTCGCACGGGCGCACCCGGGGGCGACGTGGTGA
- the paaB gene encoding 1,2-phenylacetyl-CoA epoxidase subunit PaaB encodes MNGVQAGWPLYEVFVRPRRGLNHVHVGSLHAADDRMALLAARDLYTRRNEGVSLWVVRSDAITASTPDERDPFFAPSGDKVYRHPTFYDIPEDVPHI; translated from the coding sequence GTGAACGGTGTCCAGGCCGGCTGGCCGCTGTACGAGGTGTTCGTCCGCCCCCGGCGGGGGTTGAACCACGTCCACGTCGGGTCGCTGCACGCAGCCGACGACCGGATGGCGCTGCTCGCCGCGCGTGACCTATACACCCGCCGCAACGAGGGCGTCAGCCTCTGGGTGGTCCGCTCGGACGCGATCACCGCCTCCACCCCGGACGAGCGGGATCCCTTCTTCGCCCCCAGCGGCGACAAGGTCTACCGCCACCCGACCTTCTACGACATCCCCGAGGATGTCCCGCACATCTGA